The Arachis duranensis cultivar V14167 chromosome 9, aradu.V14167.gnm2.J7QH, whole genome shotgun sequence genomic sequence TTCCCTTTTCTCAGAATCCAATCTATAAATCTTTTGATTATTCGCATCATAAAAATTAGCAGTACTCACAAGAATTTGGAATCTCCACTCTCACAAACCTGCAAACAGTTATCAACATAGTTTGATATCTCATGCACTTTATCCTTCAGTAAATCTTGAGGCAGAAGGAAATCTTCGTTTCAAAGACTTCAACACTTTACTTAAGCTCCTAGGATAAGTCTGAATGGCAGCCACCTGAAAAAAAATATCACTATATGCTGATATATTTGAATGCAGCTCCACAGATTAGCTTCAAATTCAAAAGAGCAACACAAAAAGGGATGGGCTATCGTAACAAACCAATTATGGGAAACATAAGATGATTGTGACTAAAGCCTCTGAAAATAACACTAACCCAAATCCTAAATTCCTAATTATCATTATAAAGAAATGTTGATCTTAAGCCTTCTCAAACCATGCAGCTTCCCAAGGATACTGGTACAATTAAAAAATGCACAACTTACAATGAGAGGAAGATTCGATTCCGGAATAGCATCATCATCACATACTGGAGCGACACTGCCTCCGCTGGAGTGTTTTTGGTCCTCATCTTGAAAATGATTCACAGATATATCTATGGCAGAAATTACATGAGAACTCAAGTATTGCAACCAAATCTGCTCTGACTTAATAGTACCATTATCTTGAACCGATCTCATCTCATGCACAAAATTTGTTATAATCAATGGCTTATTTTTTCCAAGAGCAatctttatcaaattatttagaTTCTTCTGTTGTTGAAGCAAAGCACAGAACTCATCCCTCTCTACATCATCCTTGCCTTTTGGTAAGTTCTCCCCTCCATCAATGTCAACATTTGTTTCCATTTTATCCACATGTGCACCCTACATATAATAAATAGTTTTCTAAAAAAACAGTTCAGGTACTCAAGGTATGATTGCCCTTGGAATTGGCAAGTAAATATGCATAAATGCAACACACCAAAAATAActcatacttttttttttgtgaggaAGTCACTTACGTACTTCCAATGACTGAAATGAGAAAATCCAAATAGCAAATGCAACAATATAAGCACCAATACTGTACCTCATCTTCTGAGAGATATCCATCAGGAACAAAATACCCACCACAAATTTCATAATCAGATGTTGaacattcctcttcatcttggTCATAACCTGACAGGCTTTCACCAGGATCCACCTAGAAAAGAAAGAATCAGCAAATAAGATCCATCAtacatttatttaaattgaatacaaGGATTTTAAGTACCTCTTTCCATTCCTCGTCGCTGTCGACATCATAATCCAAGCTGGAATCCTTCCTAAAAGGATGGCGTGGTCCAACAACTTGACTGGAAATAAAGTGCGTATAAGcaatttcaaaatcaataaaagcaaTAAAGGAATCTCGGCTCCAATTTCTTTAGATGTAGCAATATATATAGCAACAAACATGTGATGGACAACATTAATAACACCACTCATCAGATAACACTTCTTTATAGCAAAGTAAGTATATTCCATAGAAAAAAGATACCATAGAAATGTAAAGAAAGATAAGAGgtaaggaaaaaaagaagaaaaaaagaatactCATTTGTAGAAAGGCCTGAATATGTTTCTATTCCAAGTTACTTACAGGAAAGGTTCTAATAGAGGAACTGACATCCACGAAGGAAGTAGAAGAACGTCACCTTTTCTTGTCCCAAATACCATAAAAGGCAGGTCTTGGACTATGATCAAACTGAAATAACTGTTTCCCATGCTGGTTCATCTTCACATCAAGAAGAGAACGTTCTGCATGCTCCCCCAATATCAAGTCACCATAATGAGCCACTCTTACAGTAGCTCGAAGCTTAAGCTCCTTATAAAGTTCAAACTTAGGTTTCAATCGTATACCCCACCTTTGACTCCTCTTTGATCGAACCGATTTACTCAAATCATGCCACCTCGAAATCTGTGCCCTGCAAATCCATACAATGGAAGGCTTAGAATTGATTCAGCGAAGAGGTAAAGATGATTTTACTAGTTATGATGTTGTTTGATTTCTAGCTCTCAAAATTAATTCTATCCCACAAAAttgatttactttccttgcGTCTAAAGtaattaccaaacataaattatcttagataaataaattctaaaaaaactCACTTGCGAATGTCCTCACTGGAAAATTCAGGACCAGAATGAAGGGTAGCATCCATCGATAGTGTAGCTGAATCAAACGGAGTTTCGATCTTTGTATTGAGGTGTTGGTCATTTCGATCGCTAGTTTTGGTTCTATTGAGAAACTTGTGCATGATATCGGCTTGCTTTTGCAAAGAAAGTTTTTCCTTCACTTTAGATTCTTCTTTCTCTCGACGACGTCGTTGCCTTTCGGTTTCTCCTTCAttgttctttctcttcttctgcttcttgtTTTCGCCGACGTCCGCCACGTCACCCTTCGAAACCATTTTTACAGAAACAGAAAAAGTTCACGAGGTTTTTTATGTGAAGATTTTCGATGCTTGAACCCTAGTTTCTTTGAGAAAGGTGAATGTGGAGAGGGTGAGTGGCACTGCGTCTTGGCGTGGAGTTTCGCGCCAACTGATTTTGGGTGCGGTACCTGACTAACGGTGCTGTTTTTTGTTACCGTGCCTCACTTAGGCGCCACGCGTTGCTTCGGTTGCGTATATGAGTTTTATTCAAGATGAGTGTATATtcggatttttttattaaataaataaaataaatattttatttaccaaaataaataatttatagtgTTTTGACCAAAATACATTGAAAATGAGATACCTAAAGACAAATTTTCAGCAATAATTATAAAAGGATGTGCAACTCTTTgtatttttcacaaatattttactacttcttttttatttatttcttccgAAAATAAGCTAAAATGTCTAGTAATAGTGGATATTTAGTTGTAAGTGTGTATTTGAATTGCCGAATGAGAAAGAGTGATAATGGAgtgatatttgagtgtgagaACGACATTCTGTTGCAAGTAAATTCTTGATCCAAACTGAAAAGTCTGATATTGAGTAGCGTCAGTGGTAGCAAGAGAAAAAAGATTGGAAGGGTCGGGTATGGGTTGCTAGCACCGATggaaaaattgatttaatttcaaggattactttcgttcttcatctcatGAATTTGATATATTGGAAAATAATTCTCATTCTACATGAATTCTTGTTGATTCTAGAAAAAGTTATCTCACTCGAATAATAACTTGAAAGTAAATTTCTCCTAAACCTCTAATTGTTTGGACTTAAtgagatacgtgacatataatgctcttatatttgggtaattagggtttttgtggccaATAATCTAGAATTGAACCTAACCCTGTAATTTATATTAAGTGACCAAGAAATTGACGGTTGattaggttagaggagactaaatcatTAAAGAATTAAGGTTTAGTCAAttacagtttgccatgaaatgaatgttgcatgattaaaataattggTAAGAAATCTTAATtcggaaaaataaataacttcgAAACCTTAGCTATCTTCTCATATACTTTTCACACCAATTTTGTTGTTTGCATTCTTACTCTCTaaattactgtttaatgcttttgaacctcAAAACACCATTTTTTACTTGCTTGAGTAAGTGGGTCATTCGACTAtagttgcttagtccatcaatttttgtgggatcgatcctcacTCACCTAAAGTATTACTATAGTGCACTTTCTGCTTAGTTTGTGGATTTTAAATTCTGCACCAGATCCTTTGAAGCACCTGGAGCAAGCACGTGCACTATGGCATGTGGCTGGCGTGCCAAAAGCCACCCAACCTCAAGCATCATACAAGACCAAGTTTGGCGTGCCCGTAGGCGTGTGTGTGGCGTGGCACGCCCTCAAGTCAATTCTCATTAACACTGGCATGCGCTATGGCGTGCCTCGGAAGTGGCACGTCGGGCAACATCTCCAGAGAGAGCAAAATCTCAACAATATTGGCGTGGCCTTGGACGTGTCTCTGGCATGGCACACTGGGCAATTTTTCCAGAAAGCACCTCCAATAGTCTTCAATCCTGGATGCCAAAAGCCACATGCCCTCACAAGACCTTATCGGCATGCCCTTGGACGTGTCTCTTGCGTGGCATGTCGGGCAACATTTTCAGGTGTCTCAAGCATTCATCAACACTAGCATGCATTGTGGTGTGACACGCCCTAGAACCAACTCCTCTCTCTAACGGGCATGCAATATGGCGTGCCTGGAAAGTGGCACGCTAGGCCAACTTCCGAGGGAGCAAAACTTAACCAAGTGGACGTGCACTATGGTGTGTGGCTGGTGTGCCAAAAGCCACACGCCTGCGAATCCTTCCAAAACTCAAATTGGGCGTGCGTTGGACGTGCACTCGGCGTGACACGTTGAGCCGTTTTTCCTGAAACACATTTTGAGCATGTGAAGGGCGTAGCATACTGGGAAAACATTATGAACTCTTCAACTTGAGTGTGCCTTCTCAAGTTGCATGCCAATCCTCCATCAAAGGCGTGCCAAAGGCATGGCTTCCAAAGTCGCACACCAACTCTTCAACTCTGGCGTGTGGTTGGGCATGTCTCTAGCGTGGCATGCTGGACAAAAATCACAGAGAAGAAACAAAGCTTTAATATTTTGGGCGTGCCAGCAAAGTGACACTTGTATGGCATGCCACTCAATCTTTTCTTCATTCAACAAGCTGACCCATAATTCCTGAAGAAAAAAGATCCAAAATGCAAACACAAAGATCATGAATTAGTTAGAAATGTAATTTCAATTGTACTTTgaagaaaatttgaatttgcATTTGTAAGTGGGAGTAGTATGTAACTCGCAAGGTTAGACACTTAAggatattttttacttttcgcTTCCTCTTTTTACTTGCACTTTTTTTACTTCTTGTttgtaattttcaaaataatgaaTCACTAATTCTTTCTCGTTAAGAAAAAGAGTTCtgttaatttttaatagaatgaaattattaattctctaatttcaatttatgttttttgttgtttttaagAGAGATTTTTGTTTTGCATTCTAAATGATTTAAATACATTGAAAggtgatttaaatttgaattagatTTCATACTTAACTGAAAGATTGATTCATAAGACTAAGCTTAAAAAtcctttttctcaatttttttgatTCTCAGTTTAACTTTGATATGTAACATTTAATCAACTAAATTAttatctcaaaataaaaaattaaagattgtTATTTTAACAATTCTTTAGGTATACCtctgaaagaaaaagaaatgagaaaCTTTAAATATTCTCTGTTGTGTTTACAGAAAAATGATtgaacatatataaaaaatttaaccttttttttatggtttaaaaGTCATCGTCATTCAAATTATTTGAGTTGAAAACATGTTTTAAGGTTCAATATCATGTAAATTCcctttcaaatttattttttctagcTTCTACCATACATTTCGGTTTAAACACCTTAATTAACTTGTCTtctttttaatgaaaaaaataaaaagaaggtttaattattttattagtacttataattttgtaaaatttttaattaggtctttatacttttttttttaattgagtctttgcattattttatttttaattgagtctttacactttttttcttttatttgagtccctgtattaatttttttatgttaggttcctataaaattaagttaattactactaaaagagacctaattaaaaaaaaattttgatgtagagatccaataaaaaaaatataaaaacctaattaaaaattttataaaattatagagaccaataaaataattaaacttaaaaaaaacaaatatataaataagatcTCATTATAAGCAAATAGTATCTACTGTACTTTCTGTTGGTTTATTAACTTGAACCTCAATCCCCAACTAGGCAATTAAGCATAGAAatcattattttaaatataagcATAATAAAGTAAACTCAAGAAAGTAGCAACCGTGAGTTAGCATTTAGACATTCAATAtcacattatttatattttcatgtaCTGTTgtttaaataaacaaacaaaaccaAAACTAAAGTGACAGATATATCTTATGGAACCAGCATATAAATGCAAAATAGTAGTGATAAAATAAGTAGGAAATGATAATATAAACAGCCACCTCTAACTCACAATGATAATGCTGTGTAatactcataatttttgaaaaattttattataagtcaattttaatttatttaattattaacaactttaattttaaaaattattttattaaaagtaattaaattaagtttGGATAAActgaatttgaattaaattagaatttttatctaatattaaaattatttgataattttctatatttaaattataaagtttaacggttgtaaaaaaataagaattttatatgatttgatttaaataattaagattttggaatttgatactttaattgttataaataaagaaaattaattatatcatttttaattcttgaattagagtatttatttaaaaataatttataaactgatgaacaaatagtatctttaaatataattattgttcgattaaaattggtttttaattACTGTATTAcccctattattattattataaaaaatacttaaactACCCCTAACTCTAACCCTAACACAAGACACACACAGTTACCTTACCAAATCTTAGCCACCCCCCATACCAaacaaaagaaaggaagaaaggaagaatGGAGAGCACTCATACACACACAGTAGAGAGCCCCTGCAAGGGAGGGTGCCGCTGCCACCGTTCGTCCCGTCCTGCTGTGTTGTCGCCACTGTTCTGTCGAGCTGCTGCCACCATTGCACAAaatagagggagagagagacGGAGAAGAGTGTCGCgcaagagaggagaagaagctACCGGTTGCCGTCGTCGTTGAGCCCTCGATCGTCACTATCGTCGTTGAGCCTTCGATCGTCGCCGTCGAAGGAGCTTCTTCCAGCTGTCGTCGTCATTGCCATTTGAGTTGCTGTTGTCGAAAAATCTTGAGGAGAGAGAGACAACGCGACGGGAGAGAGGGGGAAGCCACCTGCGACGCTGCTGGAGCTCCTGTCACTGTCAGCTCTGACACCTTGGTCGCCGCTCTCCCTGCTGCTGTAGCAGTTGTTGCCCGTCGTGTATAGCTACCGAGAAAGTTGTTGTGGCTGCAAGAACCACACTAGAGTTGTCGCTACTTGGTTCAGTCGTTCCCTTGCCGCCAGCATTGATGATGACTTGAGATGCATCTCTGTTTCCGAAAAATGATGCAGTGATTGGCGAGAGTTATCGTTGGAGCTATTGCCATTCTATTCCTTTGTTACTTTCTAAATACAGTAAGTAATTTCTTTTTGGAACCCTTGAGATATAAGTTTCTGTTTCCTTATGCTGAGGTTTTGCGATGTTATTGCGATAGGGTTGAGTGTCGGTAATTGCGTGTTGCGTTTGAAGTTACGATTGTTGTTGCAGAAGCGATATGGAGTTGTGGTTATAGCTGCATCTATTGCAGGCTGGAAGAAAAACGAGTTCGATGAGTTTTAGAGTTTCCAAATTTTGACAATCGAGGTAGGGACACTTTTCTTAAACTCATTTTATTgtcaaaaattattataaattgatattgatgcaaaaaatatatttttggtgattatATGAGTCTTATGTattaaattgagttaatttggATGAATGAAATTGTTTGCTTGAttgaattattaatttcttgGGTTGGCATGCAATTGTAGGAAAAAACTAATTTGAA encodes the following:
- the LOC107465899 gene encoding LOW QUALITY PROTEIN: chromatin assembly factor 1 subunit FAS1 (The sequence of the model RefSeq protein was modified relative to this genomic sequence to represent the inferred CDS: inserted 2 bases in 1 codon), with translation MVSKGDVADVGENKKQKKRKNNEGETERQRRRREKEESKVKEKLSLQKQADIMHKFLNRTKTSDRNDQHLNTKIETPFDSATLSMDATLHSGPEFSSEDIRKAQISRWHDLSKSVRSKRSQRWGIRLKPKFELYKELKLRATVRVAHYGDLILGEHAERSLLDVKMNQHGKQLFQFDHSPRPAFYGIWDKKSQVVGPRHPFRKDSSLDYDVDSDEEWKEVDPGESLSGYDQDEEECSTSDYEICGGYFVPDGYLSEDEGAHVDKMETNVDIDGGENLPKGKDDVERDEFCALLQQQKNLNNLIKIALGKNKPLIITNFVHEMRSVQDNGTIKSEQIWLQYLSSHVISAIDISVNHFQDEDQKHSSGGSVAPVCDDDAIPESNLPLIVAAIQTYPRSLSKVLKSLKRRFPXLPQDLLKDKVHEISNYVDNCLQVKKEVLVKLGLDQGCSKSESRSRTVHSSRSCFPPTSDILKPGEILILSSQ